One Qiania dongpingensis genomic window carries:
- a CDS encoding putative ABC transporter permease, giving the protein MSLEEDSMRGGEKREEASVRAGRIVLLLFVYSVIGWVVEVVFMFFLYGEYCERGFLYGPYCPIYGFGLVGLGVLLKRCLNKPVRFILLSMAICGVLEYLTGAVLEAVFHTVWWDYSMFQFHISGRVCLETLIPFGILSYLFLRFIHPKIAGMVERIPARMLYGLSTSIVLVIIIDFIATVRRWM; this is encoded by the coding sequence ATGAGCTTGGAAGAGGACAGTATGAGGGGCGGGGAAAAGAGAGAAGAAGCATCGGTACGGGCGGGGAGGATAGTTCTCCTATTGTTTGTGTATTCCGTAATAGGCTGGGTCGTAGAAGTGGTGTTCATGTTCTTCCTCTATGGAGAATACTGCGAAAGAGGATTCCTGTATGGGCCTTATTGTCCTATCTATGGTTTTGGACTAGTGGGCCTCGGAGTGCTTTTGAAGCGCTGTCTGAACAAGCCGGTCAGATTCATCCTGCTTTCCATGGCCATATGCGGAGTCTTGGAATATTTGACGGGCGCTGTCCTGGAAGCGGTATTTCATACGGTTTGGTGGGACTATTCCATGTTTCAGTTTCATATAAGCGGGAGAGTCTGCCTGGAGACCTTGATTCCCTTTGGAATATTGTCATATTTATTCCTGCGTTTTATCCATCCGAAGATTGCGGGAATGGTGGAGCGGATTCCGGCCCGGATGCTCTATGGACTCAGCACGAGTATCGTACTCGTCATAATAATAGATTTTATCGCCACGGTCAGGCGATGGATGTAA
- a CDS encoding metallophosphoesterase — translation MEYWLNVLWVALGASALLCAVYVWKRFYPLWKRTRLPIGVYILIQTVFVAVLAFSAAFSAKLEQEQISAAVACVSAVYIITMSYSLGLFLISDLIRFIFRKCGKQNSVTAWLDKSHGGAFLILIVTLAAGIYGTANARILRITEYEISVQKECSLDSLNVVMISDAHIGTVVGKAELDKLVEKTNDLKPEVVFLCGDFFDHNTTESQKEYARTALSKFETVYGVYYISGNHEIYTESEYTSYFEDAGITVLQDEKAVIAEDITVVGRRDMEEHRQSIYSVMEGVDTEHPVILLDHQPFCLKEAASLGVDLELCGHTHGGQMFPGQIFTLLFNEMNYGLRTEGDYHVITSSGAGAWALPVKLGCISEIVHINVRFEG, via the coding sequence ATGGAATATTGGCTGAATGTACTTTGGGTAGCACTGGGAGCCTCCGCGCTTCTGTGCGCCGTTTATGTATGGAAACGATTTTATCCGCTTTGGAAGCGGACGCGTCTGCCCATAGGGGTATATATTCTTATCCAGACTGTGTTTGTGGCGGTATTGGCTTTTTCTGCCGCTTTTTCTGCTAAGCTTGAGCAGGAGCAGATAAGTGCTGCGGTCGCCTGTGTCAGCGCAGTCTATATCATCACCATGTCCTATTCCCTGGGACTGTTTCTCATCTCCGATCTCATCCGATTTATATTCCGAAAATGCGGAAAACAAAATAGTGTTACGGCCTGGCTGGACAAAAGCCACGGCGGCGCGTTTCTTATTCTGATCGTGACGCTGGCGGCCGGCATTTATGGGACGGCGAATGCCAGGATCCTGCGGATAACAGAGTATGAGATTTCAGTTCAGAAAGAGTGCAGTCTGGATTCCCTGAATGTTGTCATGATTTCCGACGCACACATTGGAACTGTAGTAGGAAAGGCAGAACTGGACAAACTAGTGGAAAAGACCAATGATCTTAAGCCGGAAGTGGTGTTTTTGTGCGGAGATTTTTTTGACCACAATACGACAGAAAGTCAGAAGGAGTACGCCAGAACGGCCCTTTCGAAGTTTGAGACCGTATACGGGGTTTATTATATTTCCGGGAATCATGAGATTTATACGGAATCGGAATACACTTCTTATTTTGAAGATGCGGGCATTACAGTCCTTCAGGATGAGAAGGCGGTCATCGCGGAGGATATCACCGTTGTGGGCCGAAGGGATATGGAAGAACACAGGCAGTCCATTTACAGCGTCATGGAGGGTGTGGACACCGAACATCCCGTCATACTTCTGGACCATCAGCCCTTCTGCCTGAAGGAAGCGGCTTCTCTGGGAGTGGATCTGGAGCTATGCGGCCATACCCATGGAGGCCAGATGTTCCCCGGCCAGATTTTTACCTTACTCTTTAATGAGATGAATTATGGCCTGCGGACGGAGGGGGATTATCATGTGATAACCAGCTCCGGGGCCGGAGCCTGGGCGCTGCCGGTTAAACTGGGATGTATCAGTGAGATCGTGCATATTAATGTCCGGTTTGAGGGATAG
- a CDS encoding aminotransferase class IV, whose translation MKVDTDDGYYYGLGIFETIAVENNRPQFLEEHLQRLSRSMRILRLLPRRNEEGGAECRGGITERRVNEWLEEHPITHGALKITVSEKNVLLEEKRNIYTRMQYEQGFTTDFSYVRRNSTSIFTYLKSLNYGDNIWEKRKARKRGIDEPIFLNEHGEICEGAVSNLFFVEEGGRVVTPKLSCGLLRGVVRQVLLERGMAEEAVIYPKDIKHYKEVFLTNSLMRIMPVRNLAGYDYKERVITRKLMEWLERI comes from the coding sequence ATGAAGGTGGATACCGACGACGGTTATTATTATGGGCTGGGGATATTTGAAACGATCGCGGTGGAAAATAACCGGCCGCAGTTTTTGGAAGAGCATCTGCAGAGGCTCTCCAGGTCCATGCGGATCCTGCGGCTGCTTCCCAGGAGAAATGAAGAAGGAGGAGCAGAATGCCGAGGCGGAATAACAGAGAGACGGGTAAATGAGTGGCTGGAAGAGCATCCGATCACCCATGGGGCCTTAAAGATAACGGTATCGGAAAAAAATGTCCTCCTGGAGGAAAAGCGGAATATCTACACCAGGATGCAGTATGAGCAGGGATTTACGACAGATTTTTCTTACGTCAGAAGGAATTCCACCTCGATTTTTACTTATCTTAAATCCTTAAATTATGGTGACAATATTTGGGAGAAAAGAAAAGCAAGAAAGCGCGGGATTGATGAGCCTATCTTTTTAAATGAGCACGGGGAAATCTGTGAAGGTGCGGTATCCAATCTCTTTTTCGTGGAGGAAGGAGGGCGCGTGGTGACTCCGAAACTGTCCTGCGGCCTTCTCAGAGGAGTGGTGAGACAGGTGCTTCTGGAGCGGGGAATGGCGGAGGAGGCGGTCATTTATCCGAAGGATATCAAACACTATAAGGAAGTTTTTTTGACCAATTCTCTTATGAGGATTATGCCCGTCCGGAACCTGGCCGGCTATGATTATAAAGAGAGAGTCATCACAAGAAAACTCATGGAGTGGTTGGAGAGAATCTGA
- the pabB gene encoding aminodeoxychorismate synthase component I: MRTIVKKLRQYKPIVDILECFREEEQIVFLDSSLQNDLGRFSIIGRKPYLTLKQDGVLSINGEPSDETFEDYMEQYLNEHQEENPTNLPMVSGAVGYFTYDYGRRREGTASRFDGQKDVLPEAMWSFFDHYLIEDHETKELFLAAGGHTCPAEEGIREMEALIAKPAKAVSSGTEKEKAYITADCEKAEYLRAVEQMKRYIVEGDIYIANLTRQLTIGSGKEPYEVFRRLRDINPSPFGGYCRFQDLQIVSASPERFLRMERGRVETRPIKGTRKRGETKLEDDRLREELKNSGKDKSELLMIVDLERNDLSRVCENYTVKVPELFSIEEYATVFHLVSTVTGRLQKGKGVMDLIRAAFPGGSITGAPKIRAMEIIDELEKGKRGLYTGSMGYITLDGCCDLNIVIRTLVYRDGRYYLGVGGGITCESEPEFEYEETCQKAKALVKALGL; this comes from the coding sequence ATGCGGACTATAGTGAAAAAACTGCGGCAGTATAAGCCGATTGTGGATATCCTGGAGTGCTTCCGGGAAGAAGAGCAGATCGTTTTTCTGGACTCTTCTTTACAAAATGATCTGGGACGATTTTCTATTATCGGCAGAAAGCCATATTTGACTTTGAAGCAGGATGGCGTCTTGTCGATAAACGGCGAACCGTCGGATGAGACCTTTGAGGATTATATGGAACAGTATCTGAACGAGCACCAGGAGGAAAACCCAACGAATCTGCCCATGGTTTCCGGAGCTGTCGGTTATTTTACTTATGATTATGGGAGAAGACGGGAAGGGACGGCAAGCCGTTTTGACGGTCAGAAAGACGTGCTTCCAGAGGCTATGTGGAGTTTCTTTGACCATTATCTTATTGAAGATCATGAGACGAAAGAACTGTTCCTGGCAGCCGGAGGCCACACCTGTCCTGCGGAGGAAGGTATAAGAGAAATGGAGGCACTCATCGCGAAGCCGGCAAAAGCGGTGAGTTCAGGGACAGAGAAGGAAAAGGCGTACATAACGGCGGACTGTGAGAAGGCCGAATATCTGCGCGCCGTGGAGCAGATGAAGCGCTATATTGTGGAAGGAGATATATATATCGCAAATCTGACCAGGCAGCTGACGATCGGGAGTGGAAAGGAACCCTATGAGGTGTTCCGGAGGCTTAGGGATATAAATCCCTCTCCATTCGGCGGATACTGCCGGTTTCAGGATCTTCAGATTGTTTCGGCGTCTCCGGAGCGATTCCTCAGGATGGAGCGTGGACGGGTAGAGACGAGGCCTATCAAGGGAACAAGAAAACGCGGTGAGACAAAACTGGAGGACGACAGGCTCAGAGAGGAGCTTAAGAATTCCGGCAAGGACAAGAGCGAGCTTTTGATGATAGTGGATTTGGAGCGGAACGATCTAAGCCGTGTATGTGAAAATTATACGGTGAAGGTGCCGGAGCTGTTTTCCATTGAGGAATATGCGACGGTATTTCATTTGGTGTCCACGGTCACGGGCAGACTGCAGAAAGGCAAAGGAGTAATGGATCTGATACGGGCGGCTTTTCCCGGAGGCTCCATTACCGGAGCTCCAAAGATCAGGGCCATGGAGATCATTGATGAGCTGGAAAAGGGAAAACGCGGCCTGTATACCGGCTCCATGGGATATATCACGCTGGACGGATGCTGTGACCTGAATATTGTCATACGTACTCTGGTTTACCGGGACGGCCGGTATTATCTGGGAGTAGGAGGGGGGATCACCTGTGAGTCAGAGCCGGAGTTCGAGTACGAGGAAACGTGTCAGAAAGCGAAAGCGCTGGTGAAAGCTCTGGGGCTCTGA
- a CDS encoding anthranilate synthase component II yields MYLMIDNYDSFVYNLYTYMSELGREVRVVRNDKITLDEIESLLLKDRLSGIMISPGPKTPEDCGICCLAVKQFAGRVPILGICLGHQIIGHVYGGTVKKGRRPMHGKISFVHNRGTGLFSELPETYRVTRYHSLVVSEEGFPEMLQIDAKSEDGVIMAMSHRTKPVFGVQFHPEAVLTEYGHELLQNYIGICDAWKQGRRYPHADYSEKTAAV; encoded by the coding sequence ATGTATCTGATGATTGATAATTATGATTCTTTTGTTTATAATTTATATACATATATGTCTGAGCTGGGAAGAGAAGTCCGCGTGGTGCGGAATGACAAGATCACCTTGGATGAGATTGAGTCTCTTCTTTTAAAAGACAGGCTTTCCGGGATTATGATCTCACCGGGGCCGAAGACGCCGGAGGACTGTGGAATATGCTGCCTGGCGGTGAAGCAGTTTGCCGGACGTGTACCGATCCTGGGAATCTGCCTTGGCCATCAGATAATCGGCCATGTCTATGGAGGGACCGTAAAGAAGGGAAGACGCCCCATGCATGGTAAGATATCATTTGTGCATAACAGAGGGACCGGACTCTTTTCAGAGCTGCCGGAAACTTACCGTGTGACGAGATATCATTCTCTCGTGGTATCAGAGGAAGGATTTCCGGAGATGCTGCAGATAGACGCGAAGAGCGAGGACGGTGTGATTATGGCCATGTCCCACCGCACAAAGCCAGTGTTTGGGGTGCAGTTTCATCCGGAGGCAGTCCTTACGGAATATGGGCACGAACTGCTGCAGAATTATATTGGCATTTGTGACGCATGGAAGCAGGGGAGGAGGTATCCGCATGCGGACTATAGTGAAAAAACTGCGGCAGTATAA